The Streptomyces hundungensis genome contains the following window.
CATAAGGGACTTCACCGGTCGGGCCGGCGACCTCGACGAGCTGTGCGCCCTGCTCCAGGACGCGTCCGAGGCGCGGGCGATGGCGGTGGCCGTCCTCACCGGTCTGGGCGGCGTGGGCAAGAGCGCCCTGGCCGCCACCGCGGCGCACCGGATGCGTGGGGCCTTCCCCGACGGTCAGCTCTACGCCGATCTGCGCGGGGCCGCCGAGCCCGCCGACAGCGCGGACGTGCTGACCCATCTGCTGCGCTCCCTGGGCGTACCCGAGGGCGCCGTCCCCGACGACGCCGGCCAGCGGGGCGCCCTGTTCCGCTCCCTGCTCGCGGGCCGCCGCGTACTGATCCTGCTCGACAACGCGCACGACACCGCCCAGCTCCGGCCCCTGCTGCCCGGCACCCCGGGCAGCGCCGTCCTGATCACCAGCCGGGCCCGGATCGTCGGGCTGCCCGGCGCCCGGCTGCTCGACCTGGAGGCGATGACCGAGCGGGACGCCCTCGCGATGCTGGAGGCGATCGTGGGGGGCGAGCGGGTCGCCGCCGACCCCGGCGCGGCCCGCCGGCTCGTCGCCGCCTGCGGACGGCTGCCGCTCGCGGTGCGCATCGCCGCCGCCCGCCTGGCCGCCCGCGCCGACTGGGCGGTGGCCGACCTGACGGCCCGGCTCGGCGACGAGCGCCGCCGCCTGGACGAGCTGGAGGCCGACGGCCTCGGCGTCGACGCCGCGTTCCGCCTCAGCTACCAAAGCCTCGACCCGCACACCGCCCGGGCCTTCCGCCTGACGTCCGCCGCCGCCGTTCCGGTCTTCGGGCGGACCACCGCCGCCGTGCTGCTCGACATCGACGAGGACGCCGCCGAGGACGCCCTGGAGGCACTCGTCGACGCCGGGCTCCTGGAGGCCTGCGGCATCGACCGCTACCGCTTCCACGACCTCGTACGGATCTTCGCCCGGCGCGTTCTGGACGACTCGCCCGACGCGGCCGAGCGGCCCGCCGCCCAGCGCCGCCTCCTGGACCACCTGCTTGCCACGGTCACCCACGCCGTGCGCCGGCTGCGCCCGCACAGCGATCTGCCCGACCTCCTGCACCCCGCGAGCACCCCCGGACACCGGCCGGCCGACGCCGAGGCCGCCCGGGCCTGGCTCCAGGAGTCCCACCAGCTGATCCGCGCCACCGCCGAACAGGCCCTGGGCAAGGGCCCCTGGGAGGACCTGGGCGAGCAGGCGCTGCGGCCCGCCGTCGACCTCCTCACCGGCTGGGCGCACCTCATCCTCGGCACCGCCCGGCGCCGTGAACTCCAGGGCCCGGCCCGGCTCGCCCTGGCCGGCGCGCACTGCCACGGCGACTCCCGCTCGGCGGCCCGCGCGCTGCGCCTGATCGCCGCCGTACCGCAGCAGGGCGCCGACACCTACCCGCGCATCGAACGCGCCCTGCGCCAGGCGCTGCGCTTCGCGGCGCTCGCCCCGGACCCGCTGACCGAGTCGGAGGCGGCGCACGAACTCGCCATGATCCTGGCCGCGATGGGCCGCTCCGCCGAGGCGCTGCCCCTCTTCGAGCAGGCCTACGCCCGCCATGTCGAACTGGGCGGCCGGGGCGACGCGGTGCGCGTCCTGGCCCATGTCGTACGCGCCCGCATGTTGCTCGGCGACAAGGAGCGCGCCGAGGCCGCCGCCGACGAAGTGCTGCGCAGCGCACGGGAGTTGGGGGACCGCAGTACGCTGGGGCACGTCCTGTACCAGATCGGTTGCGCGCTCCTCGCGGGCGGCCGCCCGGTGCGGGCCGCGGCCCATCTGCGCGAGTCCCGCCAGCACCACCAGTGGGTGGGCGACCTGCGCTGGGAGGCTCTTGCCTGGGCCCGGCTCGCGCACTGTGCGCTGGCCAGGGAGCGGCCCGGGGAGGCGGCGGCCTGTGCGACGCAGGCCCTGTCCATCGAGGGCGACCTCGGGGACGCGTTCTGCCGGGGTCTCGCGCTCGCGGCCCGCGGCCGGGCGCTGCTCGCGCTCGGCGAGGCACCGGCGCTCTCCGCGCTGGCCTCGCTGCGCACCGCGCACCGGCTGCTCAGCGCCCGGGGCGCGGCCGAGGCCGACGAGCTGACGTCGCTGCTGTGGACGGCGCCGCCCGCGCCGCGCCGCCCGGGGGTCCCGCCGGGCAGCCCGTCGCGCGGGGCCGCGAGTGCAGCCCGGGCTGCCCTCTGACAGAGCCTTTTGGGCAGGGGGGCGCACGGCACGCCCCCTAGCCTTTCCCCATGACCATGTGGACGTCTCTGGACCCGGCCGCCGTCGCCGTCGAGCCCGGCGGGCGGGCCACCGCGCGACTGCGCGTGCGCAACACCGGGGACACCGTCGAGGAGTACCGGCTCTCGGTGGTGGGCGCCCCCGCCGGCTGGGCCCGGGTGGAACCCGACACCATGCGCCTGTACCCGGGCAGCGAGGCCACGGCGGAGCTCTCCTTCGCCCCGCCGCGTTCGCCCGACGCGCCGGCCGGGCCGGCCTCGTACGGCATCCGGGTGGAACCGCGCCAACACCCCGACGTCCGCGAGGTGTTGGAGGGGCAGGTCACGGTCGCGCCCTTCACCGAGCTGCGCGCCGAAATGCTGCCGCCGAGCCTGGTGGGCCGCTTTCGCACCCGCGCCTCGGTCGCCGTCGACAACCTCGGCAACACCGCGCTCACGGCGTCCCTGACGCTGCGCGACGAGACCAACCGGCTCACTTACGAGATGGCGCCCAACTCGGTGCAGATCGCGCCCGGCCGGGCCGCGTTCGCCAAGCTCGTCATCCGGCCGCAGCAGGTCCGCTGGACCGGCGGCTCCGAACAGCACCGGCTGACCCTGATGGTGCGCCGCTCCGGCGACGACACCGGTCTCGTCCTCAACGGCTCCTTCGACCAGCGCCCGGTGCTGCCGCGCTGGCTGTTCGTCGCGGGCAGCGCGCTGGTGGCGGCCTCGGTCGCGTTCGTCGCGCTGTGGATGGGCTTCCAGCCGAAGGTGAACACGGCGACGGGGGAGGCGCAGGCCGCTTCCAGCGCGCAGCCGGTGCCGCAGGGCGCCGAGTCCCCGCTGCCGTCGGCCCCCGCGTCCCCGCCGCCGGTCCAGCCCGGCGCCTCGACCCCGGCCGGTGACGGCGCGGGCGGCGCGGGAGGCGGCGGCGGTGGCGGGGGTGACGCGGCGGGCTCGGACCTCGGCGCCGGGCCGCCGGTCGTGCCGCCGCCCCCGAAGGCGGCTCCCAAGGCGGCGCCGAACGCGCCGCAGGGCCCCGTCTGGGACGTGGGCTACAAGCCGGACGACATCGTCACGTTCGCCCAGTACCGCCTGGCCACGCTCGGCAACGAGTGCACCCTCCAGCCGGGCTGGACCGCCGGCATCATCGACAAGGCCACCCAGACCTCGCTCGCCTGCTACCAGCGGCACGTCATGCGGGACCAGAAGAGCAGCCGCCAGCTCACGGCCACCGACAAGAAGCCGGGCACCCTGGGCCGCGCCACCCTCACCTCGATGTGGGCGCAGGGCATCAAGGCCGAGGACGTGAAGGCCGGCGCGAACAACTTCAAGGTCCGCCAGCTCGCCGCGGCCCTGTGGTGGGCCAACCAGTCCCGGATCTCGGACGCCGATCTCGACCGCGACCGTGGTTACGCCCGGCAGGGCATGGACTACTTCAAGGCCGGGCAGCAGGGTGGTGTGGCGATGAAGTCCGATGCCGGCCTGGCCAGTGCGATCAAGGACTACCAGTCCTACGTCGGGCTGCCCGCGAACGGTGTCGCCGACCAGAAGACCATCAACTGGCTGGTCGGCGGCGATGTGAAGGACCGCGGTGTCCCGGGCCGTTAGCGCGGACGTTAGCGGGCGTTAGGCGCTGCTGATCGCGGCCTGAGAGGCTGCTCGCACCACAGACTCCCGGGCGGTTGTTCCCCCGCAACCGTCCGGGTTCAGCTCCCTTCGGCCGCCCCCGCCCGGGGCCGCCGGACCAGCGGAGATGGCCGGTCGGGCAGTGAGTGCTGCCCCCGGAACTGCCCCTTGGGGCCCTGTACTTCACCCCCCGTGGCACTTGACTCGGGGGGTGAGTATGTGGACTGCCCTGGAGCCCCCCGCCACCACCGTCGCCCCCGGTGACAGTGCCGTCGTACGGCTGCGGGTGCGCAATACCGGGGACACCGTCGAGGAGTACCGGCTCTCGCCGGTCGGTGATGCCGCCGGGTGGGCGAGCGTCGAGCCGACCGTGCTGCGGCTCTACCCCGGGACGGAGGCGACGGCCGAGGTCACCTTCGCGCCGCCCCGCACTCCGGACGCGGTGGCGGGCCCGAGCCCCTTCGGCATCCGGGTGGAGCCGCGCGAGCACCCGAACGAGGCCGATGTCGTCGAGGGCCGTCTCACCATCAGTCCCTTCGCCGAGCTGCGCGCCGAGCTGGTCCCGCGCACCGTGCGGGGCCGGCGCCGGGCGCGTGGCCGGCTTGCCGTCGACAACCTGGGCAACCAGCCGCTGACCGCCTCCTTCTCCACCCGCGACAACGGCGACTCGGTCACCGTCGAGGCCAACCCCACCGCGATCCAGGTCGACCCGGGCCGGGCCGGTTTCGCCGAGGTGCAGCTCACCTCGGTGAACGTGAGCTGGATCGGCGGCGTACGCCAACACCCGTTCACCGTCTCGGTGTTGAGGTCGGGCGACGCGACCCCGCAGGAGCTGCGCGGCACCTATGTCCAGCCGTCGGTGTTCCCGCGCTGGGTCGTCACCGTGGGCTCGCTCCTGGTGGCGGCGCTCGTGGCGTTCATGGTGATCTGGTTCCAGCACGACCTGGGCGTCAAGACCCAGGCGTCGGAGCAGCCGCCGGCCAAGGAGGAACCGCTCCCGCAGGGTTCCAAGAGTCCCCTGCCGTCCGCGCCGCCGCCCCCTCGGACCCGCCGAAGGCCCCGTCCACGGTGCCCTCACCCGCGGCTCCCGCAGCCGAGCAGCCCAAGCCCAAGAACCCCGGTGGCGGCAAGCCGGCCGGCGGCGGCGGCGGTCCGAAGAAGCCCCAGTACGACCCCAACAAGCTGGTGCGCATCCAGTCCGGGCTCGGCATGTATCTGACGACGGCCACCGACCAGAAGCCCGAGGGCCGCTACGTCTACACCGCGAACGAGATCCGCAACCAGCCCGTCTGGGACCAGTACTGGTACGTCCGGCCGCTGCCGCAGGACGAGTTCGCGTTCAGCTCGTCGTCCGAGGACTGGGCCGTCGCGGACAACACCAGGGAGGGCAACCAGATCCAGATGTGGGGTGCCTCCGGAGGCAAGGCGAGTCTCACCACCGGGCAGATGACCAGCAACCAGAAGTGGTCGATCCAGCCGATCGAGGGGGCGGACGGGTTCGTGCGCCTGGTCAGCAAGGACGGCGGCTGGTGCCTGTCCGACCTCTCGCCCAACGACAAGGTGCTCCAGGTCTCGGAGGTCCGCCCCTGCGGCGCCCTCCCCGCCGACCAGCAGCGCTGGCGCATCGTTTCGTAAGCGTCGACTCGTAAGGCCTCCTCCGCATCGGAGGGGGCCGAACGCGTTGCGGGGCTCAAACGCGTTGAGGGGCCCGGGTGCCATGCGGCACCCGGGCCCCGAAGGAACTGCTACACCATCTGCCGACCGTGTTCCTGCGTCGGCCTACTGTTTTCCGCCGACCCGGCCTGGGAGCTGTCGGGCGTGCGGGGATCGCGGATGCGTGACCGGAGACCACCTCGCTATCGATGTCCTGCGGTACCCGGGCCGATCTTCCGCCCGGGCGATCCTGATGGCGCTCAACTCCTCCGTTCTTTCCCTCTGATCCTGCTGAGCCGATACTGCGTACTGCGATGTTGCGAACTACTGGTACTGCGACTTTCTGTACTGCGATGGCGGCCCCTGATCACTGCGGGCCACCCGGTCCGGTCGTCAGTCCCGTCGCCGTCCTGCAACTGCTCTGGCTTCGACACTCCACGACCGCACCGCACTGCGACTGCATCCCGCATGAGCGGGTCCTGCTGCCCGGCAGTTCGTCTCTGCCGGGCCTTGTTTGATCTCGGCTACAAGAGAAACCATAGCCATGTGGCACCGCAATGTCTACTGCGGCCGGGATAGATTTCCGGATGTCGACAAGAGAGCTGGTGGGCAGCCGGTCAGGACCGGACTGTCGGTCAGGACCGGCCCTAGGGCGCCCAGGCCGTGCCCGCGCCCGGAACGAGCCGGCCGGACTTCACGTACTCGCGGCGCGCCCCGGCGCGTACGTCCGCGGCGGTCACCGCGGAGCCCCGGCCCGCCGCCAGATAGCCCGCCGTCACCGCCGCGGAGCGGATCGCCCCGCCCGCGAGCTCGAACTCCTTGGCGCAGGCGTCGAGTTCGGCGTCCAGACCGTCCTCCTGCGGCACCCCCGCCAGGCAGCCGCGCCACAGCGTCGCGCGCAGCGCCACATCGGGGAAGGGGAAGTCCACGACGAGGTCGAGCCGGCGGGTGAAGGCCTCGTCGATGTTGGCCCGCAGGTTCGTGGTCAGGACCGCGATCCCGTCGAAGGCTTCGAGGCGCTGGAGCAGATACGCGCTCTCCAGGTTGGCGTACCGGTCGTGCGAGCTCTTGACCTCGGACCGCTTGCCGAACACCGCGTCCGCCTCGTCGAAGAGCAGCACCGAGTCGGTCCGGTCGGCCTCGACGAAGATCTTCTCCAGGTTCTTCTCGGTCTCGCCGACGTACTTGTCGACCACCGACGACAGGTCCACGACGTACATGTCCAGGCCGAGCTCGCCCGCGACGACCTCCGCCGCGAGCGTCTTGCCCGTGCCGGAGTCGCCCGCGAACAGCGCGACCACACCCCGGCCGCGCCCCCCGCCGGTCCGCAGCCGCCACTCGCCAAGCACCCGGTCGCGGTGCCTGGCCCGGCCCGCGAGCTCGTGCAGCATCGCGAGGGGCTCCTCGGGCAGCACCAGGTCCTGGAAGCCGACGGCGGGCCGGACCCGGCGGGCGTGCCGGTCGAGCAGCGGCGCCGACAGGAGCCGGGCGCTTTTCTGCACATGGCCGAGCCCCACCGGAACGCCGTCGAACCCGGCGAGCGCGAGTGCCCCGCGCGCGGCCCGCCGCACCTGTCCGGCGCCGAGCCGGTAGGGCCCGACGGCCTCCGCCAAGTCGCCCTCGTAGCCGGGGAGTTCCTCGGTCCAGGCGGTGAGCGGGTCGGTCTCGGCGGCGGTGTCCTCCAGGGCGAGCAGGCCCGCGGCGGGGGCCCAGGTCGGGTCGTACGGGAGGGTCCCGGCGAACACCACGGTCACGTCCGGCGCCGCGAGCTCCCGGACCAGCGGCCCGGGCTGCTCCTCGGGCAGCTCGACGACGACAGCGGTCCCGGCCCCGCGCAGCCGGGCCTCGCGCAGCAGGGCGCGCGCGGCGGCGGGGTCGGTGCGTTCGGGACGGTGGCGCAGGACGGCCCGCCCGGCGCCGCGCAGGGCGGCGGTCACCGCGTCCGCGCCGCTGCCGGCCCGGCGCTCGCGCAGATGGACGCGGACGGGGGCCGGGGCGAGGGCGATCCGCGCGGCGAGTCCGGTCTCGGGGGCGGCGCCGCCCGGAGCGAGCAACTCGACGACGGCGCCGTCGAGTTGACCGTCCAGGGTGTCGTCGCCCAGGAGGTGGGCGACCACGCGCTCGGGGACCCGCAGCGCCCGCCCCGGCAGCGGCCGGTCCTCGTCCTCCAGGACCAGCAGCCCGCCGCTGATCAGCGGCGCCGCCGGATGCAGCCGGGCGCG
Protein-coding sequences here:
- a CDS encoding ATP-binding protein, with amino-acid sequence MLQDASEARAMAVAVLTGLGGVGKSALAATAAHRMRGAFPDGQLYADLRGAAEPADSADVLTHLLRSLGVPEGAVPDDAGQRGALFRSLLAGRRVLILLDNAHDTAQLRPLLPGTPGSAVLITSRARIVGLPGARLLDLEAMTERDALAMLEAIVGGERVAADPGAARRLVAACGRLPLAVRIAAARLAARADWAVADLTARLGDERRRLDELEADGLGVDAAFRLSYQSLDPHTARAFRLTSAAAVPVFGRTTAAVLLDIDEDAAEDALEALVDAGLLEACGIDRYRFHDLVRIFARRVLDDSPDAAERPAAQRRLLDHLLATVTHAVRRLRPHSDLPDLLHPASTPGHRPADAEAARAWLQESHQLIRATAEQALGKGPWEDLGEQALRPAVDLLTGWAHLILGTARRRELQGPARLALAGAHCHGDSRSAARALRLIAAVPQQGADTYPRIERALRQALRFAALAPDPLTESEAAHELAMILAAMGRSAEALPLFEQAYARHVELGGRGDAVRVLAHVVRARMLLGDKERAEAAADEVLRSARELGDRSTLGHVLYQIGCALLAGGRPVRAAAHLRESRQHHQWVGDLRWEALAWARLAHCALARERPGEAAACATQALSIEGDLGDAFCRGLALAARGRALLALGEAPALSALASLRTAHRLLSARGAAEADELTSLLWTAPPAPRRPGVPPGSPSRGAASAARAAL
- a CDS encoding peptidoglycan-binding domain-containing protein: MTMWTSLDPAAVAVEPGGRATARLRVRNTGDTVEEYRLSVVGAPAGWARVEPDTMRLYPGSEATAELSFAPPRSPDAPAGPASYGIRVEPRQHPDVREVLEGQVTVAPFTELRAEMLPPSLVGRFRTRASVAVDNLGNTALTASLTLRDETNRLTYEMAPNSVQIAPGRAAFAKLVIRPQQVRWTGGSEQHRLTLMVRRSGDDTGLVLNGSFDQRPVLPRWLFVAGSALVAASVAFVALWMGFQPKVNTATGEAQAASSAQPVPQGAESPLPSAPASPPPVQPGASTPAGDGAGGAGGGGGGGGDAAGSDLGAGPPVVPPPPKAAPKAAPNAPQGPVWDVGYKPDDIVTFAQYRLATLGNECTLQPGWTAGIIDKATQTSLACYQRHVMRDQKSSRQLTATDKKPGTLGRATLTSMWAQGIKAEDVKAGANNFKVRQLAAALWWANQSRISDADLDRDRGYARQGMDYFKAGQQGGVAMKSDAGLASAIKDYQSYVGLPANGVADQKTINWLVGGDVKDRGVPGR
- a CDS encoding hydrogenase expression protein — its product is MSMWTALEPPATTVAPGDSAVVRLRVRNTGDTVEEYRLSPVGDAAGWASVEPTVLRLYPGTEATAEVTFAPPRTPDAVAGPSPFGIRVEPREHPNEADVVEGRLTISPFAELRAELVPRTVRGRRRARGRLAVDNLGNQPLTASFSTRDNGDSVTVEANPTAIQVDPGRAGFAEVQLTSVNVSWIGGVRQHPFTVSVLRSGDATPQELRGTYVQPSVFPRWVVTVGSLLVAALVAFMVIWFQHDLGVKTQASEQPPAKEEPLPQGSKSPLPSAPPPPRTRRRPRPRCPHPRLPQPSSPSPRTPVAASRPAAAAVRRSPSTTPTSWCASSPGSACI
- a CDS encoding RICIN domain-containing protein, translating into MRIQSGLGMYLTTATDQKPEGRYVYTANEIRNQPVWDQYWYVRPLPQDEFAFSSSSEDWAVADNTREGNQIQMWGASGGKASLTTGQMTSNQKWSIQPIEGADGFVRLVSKDGGWCLSDLSPNDKVLQVSEVRPCGALPADQQRWRIVS
- a CDS encoding AAA family ATPase; this encodes MNEAAVALLLRLDHLRATVASLVAARSADDPTAQDPLRGLYVSAETAARLADSPAPPPPAPDDSFAPAPGDRVTALTGGFGLTALDVRLLVAALAPDVDRRFEPLYGYLNDDVGRRRASVALALELAGTGPHDPAARARLHPAAPLISGGLLVLEDEDRPLPGRALRVPERVVAHLLGDDTLDGQLDGAVVELLAPGGAAPETGLAARIALAPAPVRVHLRERRAGSGADAVTAALRGAGRAVLRHRPERTDPAAARALLREARLRGAGTAVVVELPEEQPGPLVRELAAPDVTVVFAGTLPYDPTWAPAAGLLALEDTAAETDPLTAWTEELPGYEGDLAEAVGPYRLGAGQVRRAARGALALAGFDGVPVGLGHVQKSARLLSAPLLDRHARRVRPAVGFQDLVLPEEPLAMLHELAGRARHRDRVLGEWRLRTGGGRGRGVVALFAGDSGTGKTLAAEVVAGELGLDMYVVDLSSVVDKYVGETEKNLEKIFVEADRTDSVLLFDEADAVFGKRSEVKSSHDRYANLESAYLLQRLEAFDGIAVLTTNLRANIDEAFTRRLDLVVDFPFPDVALRATLWRGCLAGVPQEDGLDAELDACAKEFELAGGAIRSAAVTAGYLAAGRGSAVTAADVRAGARREYVKSGRLVPGAGTAWAP